A DNA window from Hordeum vulgare subsp. vulgare chromosome 1H, MorexV3_pseudomolecules_assembly, whole genome shotgun sequence contains the following coding sequences:
- the LOC123415773 gene encoding carboxymethylenebutenolidase homolog isoform X1, with amino-acid sequence MAATAAAAAVRPSLPRTSPRRERSTSCCSFAPATSAPRSTCLPSSVISVPVQRWRCTVTHTGTWSRRLHGPRWRCTQAQVASGTVDDDEACELVRGTDLVIGQGDDESVRAYLLEAVKNNNGTCVLFLPDVFGFEDSATRDFAYRIACHGYNVLVPDLFRGNPWKKSLPMDGFQAWLAEQAPERVSGDIETCRKWLVDDFLAAAPSKKLGVVGFCYGGGRLVETLARDADSCFSAGVCFYGSRMDASLGAQIAAPVLFVCGDGDPLCPVETVRELERRARGAKAAVYAGRGHGFAHRPESLEDDGDAEDAFAKMKSWLHDHLLA; translated from the exons ATGGCGGCCACGGCGGCCGCTGCCGCAGTGCGCCCGTCGCTCCCCCGCACGTCGCCGCGCCGCGAGCGCAGCACCTCCTGCTGCTCGTTTGCGCCGGCGACGAGCGCCCCACGGTCCACATGCCTGCCGTCCTCTGTAA TTTCAGTCCCCGTGCAAAGATGGCGCTGCACCGTCACCCATACCGGGACCTGGAGTCGCCGGCTTCACGGGCCGCGCTGGCGCTGCACCCAGGCCCAAGTGGCGAGCGGCACCGTCGACGACGACGAGGCGTGCGAGCTGGTGAGGGGCACGGACCTCGTCATCGGGCAGGGCGACGACGAGAGCGTGCGCGCCTACCTCCTCGAGGCCGTCAAGAACAACAACGGCACCTGCGTCCTCTTCCTCCCCGACGTCTTCGGCTTCGAGGACTCCGCCACCAGGGACTTCGCCTACCGCATCGCCTGCCACGGCTACAA CGTTCTGGTGCCGGACTTGTTCCGCGGGAACCCGTGGAAGAAGAGCCTGCCGATGGACGGGTTCCAGGCGTGGCTCGCCGAGCAGGCCCCGGAGAGGGTGTCCGGCGACATCGAGACGTGCAGGAAATGGCTGGTTGACGACTTCTTGGCGGCGGCGCCGTCCAAGAAGCTGGGCGTGGTCGGGTTCTGCTACGGGGGCGGCCGCCTCGTGGAGACGCTGGCGCGCGACGCCGACTCCTGCTTCAGCGCCGGCGTCTGCTTCTACGGATCACGGATGGACGCGTCGCTCGGGGCGCAGATCGCGGCGCCCGTGCTGTTCGTGTGCGGCGACGGCGACCCGCTGTGCCCCGTGGAGACGGTGCGGGAGCTGGAGAGGCGCGCGAGGGGCGCCAAGGCCGCCGTGTACGCCGGCAGGGGCCACGGCTTCGCGCACCGCCCGGAGTCGctcgaggacgacggcgacgccgAGGACGCGTTCGCTAAGATGAAGAGCTGGTTGCACGACCACCTGCTTGCTTGA
- the LOC123415773 gene encoding carboxymethylenebutenolidase homolog isoform X2: MAATAAAAAVRPSLPRTSPRRERSTSCCSFAPATSAPRSTCLPSSVIPVQRWRCTVTHTGTWSRRLHGPRWRCTQAQVASGTVDDDEACELVRGTDLVIGQGDDESVRAYLLEAVKNNNGTCVLFLPDVFGFEDSATRDFAYRIACHGYNVLVPDLFRGNPWKKSLPMDGFQAWLAEQAPERVSGDIETCRKWLVDDFLAAAPSKKLGVVGFCYGGGRLVETLARDADSCFSAGVCFYGSRMDASLGAQIAAPVLFVCGDGDPLCPVETVRELERRARGAKAAVYAGRGHGFAHRPESLEDDGDAEDAFAKMKSWLHDHLLA; this comes from the exons ATGGCGGCCACGGCGGCCGCTGCCGCAGTGCGCCCGTCGCTCCCCCGCACGTCGCCGCGCCGCGAGCGCAGCACCTCCTGCTGCTCGTTTGCGCCGGCGACGAGCGCCCCACGGTCCACATGCCTGCCGTCCTCTGTAA TCCCCGTGCAAAGATGGCGCTGCACCGTCACCCATACCGGGACCTGGAGTCGCCGGCTTCACGGGCCGCGCTGGCGCTGCACCCAGGCCCAAGTGGCGAGCGGCACCGTCGACGACGACGAGGCGTGCGAGCTGGTGAGGGGCACGGACCTCGTCATCGGGCAGGGCGACGACGAGAGCGTGCGCGCCTACCTCCTCGAGGCCGTCAAGAACAACAACGGCACCTGCGTCCTCTTCCTCCCCGACGTCTTCGGCTTCGAGGACTCCGCCACCAGGGACTTCGCCTACCGCATCGCCTGCCACGGCTACAA CGTTCTGGTGCCGGACTTGTTCCGCGGGAACCCGTGGAAGAAGAGCCTGCCGATGGACGGGTTCCAGGCGTGGCTCGCCGAGCAGGCCCCGGAGAGGGTGTCCGGCGACATCGAGACGTGCAGGAAATGGCTGGTTGACGACTTCTTGGCGGCGGCGCCGTCCAAGAAGCTGGGCGTGGTCGGGTTCTGCTACGGGGGCGGCCGCCTCGTGGAGACGCTGGCGCGCGACGCCGACTCCTGCTTCAGCGCCGGCGTCTGCTTCTACGGATCACGGATGGACGCGTCGCTCGGGGCGCAGATCGCGGCGCCCGTGCTGTTCGTGTGCGGCGACGGCGACCCGCTGTGCCCCGTGGAGACGGTGCGGGAGCTGGAGAGGCGCGCGAGGGGCGCCAAGGCCGCCGTGTACGCCGGCAGGGGCCACGGCTTCGCGCACCGCCCGGAGTCGctcgaggacgacggcgacgccgAGGACGCGTTCGCTAAGATGAAGAGCTGGTTGCACGACCACCTGCTTGCTTGA
- the LOC123415773 gene encoding carboxymethylenebutenolidase homolog isoform X3, translating into MPAVLFSVPVQRWRCTVTHTGTWSRRLHGPRWRCTQAQVASGTVDDDEACELVRGTDLVIGQGDDESVRAYLLEAVKNNNGTCVLFLPDVFGFEDSATRDFAYRIACHGYNVLVPDLFRGNPWKKSLPMDGFQAWLAEQAPERVSGDIETCRKWLVDDFLAAAPSKKLGVVGFCYGGGRLVETLARDADSCFSAGVCFYGSRMDASLGAQIAAPVLFVCGDGDPLCPVETVRELERRARGAKAAVYAGRGHGFAHRPESLEDDGDAEDAFAKMKSWLHDHLLA; encoded by the exons ATGCCTGCCGTCCTCT TTTCAGTCCCCGTGCAAAGATGGCGCTGCACCGTCACCCATACCGGGACCTGGAGTCGCCGGCTTCACGGGCCGCGCTGGCGCTGCACCCAGGCCCAAGTGGCGAGCGGCACCGTCGACGACGACGAGGCGTGCGAGCTGGTGAGGGGCACGGACCTCGTCATCGGGCAGGGCGACGACGAGAGCGTGCGCGCCTACCTCCTCGAGGCCGTCAAGAACAACAACGGCACCTGCGTCCTCTTCCTCCCCGACGTCTTCGGCTTCGAGGACTCCGCCACCAGGGACTTCGCCTACCGCATCGCCTGCCACGGCTACAA CGTTCTGGTGCCGGACTTGTTCCGCGGGAACCCGTGGAAGAAGAGCCTGCCGATGGACGGGTTCCAGGCGTGGCTCGCCGAGCAGGCCCCGGAGAGGGTGTCCGGCGACATCGAGACGTGCAGGAAATGGCTGGTTGACGACTTCTTGGCGGCGGCGCCGTCCAAGAAGCTGGGCGTGGTCGGGTTCTGCTACGGGGGCGGCCGCCTCGTGGAGACGCTGGCGCGCGACGCCGACTCCTGCTTCAGCGCCGGCGTCTGCTTCTACGGATCACGGATGGACGCGTCGCTCGGGGCGCAGATCGCGGCGCCCGTGCTGTTCGTGTGCGGCGACGGCGACCCGCTGTGCCCCGTGGAGACGGTGCGGGAGCTGGAGAGGCGCGCGAGGGGCGCCAAGGCCGCCGTGTACGCCGGCAGGGGCCACGGCTTCGCGCACCGCCCGGAGTCGctcgaggacgacggcgacgccgAGGACGCGTTCGCTAAGATGAAGAGCTGGTTGCACGACCACCTGCTTGCTTGA
- the LOC123415773 gene encoding carboxymethylenebutenolidase homolog isoform X4 — MPAVLFPVQRWRCTVTHTGTWSRRLHGPRWRCTQAQVASGTVDDDEACELVRGTDLVIGQGDDESVRAYLLEAVKNNNGTCVLFLPDVFGFEDSATRDFAYRIACHGYNVLVPDLFRGNPWKKSLPMDGFQAWLAEQAPERVSGDIETCRKWLVDDFLAAAPSKKLGVVGFCYGGGRLVETLARDADSCFSAGVCFYGSRMDASLGAQIAAPVLFVCGDGDPLCPVETVRELERRARGAKAAVYAGRGHGFAHRPESLEDDGDAEDAFAKMKSWLHDHLLA, encoded by the exons ATGCCTGCCGTCCTCT TCCCCGTGCAAAGATGGCGCTGCACCGTCACCCATACCGGGACCTGGAGTCGCCGGCTTCACGGGCCGCGCTGGCGCTGCACCCAGGCCCAAGTGGCGAGCGGCACCGTCGACGACGACGAGGCGTGCGAGCTGGTGAGGGGCACGGACCTCGTCATCGGGCAGGGCGACGACGAGAGCGTGCGCGCCTACCTCCTCGAGGCCGTCAAGAACAACAACGGCACCTGCGTCCTCTTCCTCCCCGACGTCTTCGGCTTCGAGGACTCCGCCACCAGGGACTTCGCCTACCGCATCGCCTGCCACGGCTACAA CGTTCTGGTGCCGGACTTGTTCCGCGGGAACCCGTGGAAGAAGAGCCTGCCGATGGACGGGTTCCAGGCGTGGCTCGCCGAGCAGGCCCCGGAGAGGGTGTCCGGCGACATCGAGACGTGCAGGAAATGGCTGGTTGACGACTTCTTGGCGGCGGCGCCGTCCAAGAAGCTGGGCGTGGTCGGGTTCTGCTACGGGGGCGGCCGCCTCGTGGAGACGCTGGCGCGCGACGCCGACTCCTGCTTCAGCGCCGGCGTCTGCTTCTACGGATCACGGATGGACGCGTCGCTCGGGGCGCAGATCGCGGCGCCCGTGCTGTTCGTGTGCGGCGACGGCGACCCGCTGTGCCCCGTGGAGACGGTGCGGGAGCTGGAGAGGCGCGCGAGGGGCGCCAAGGCCGCCGTGTACGCCGGCAGGGGCCACGGCTTCGCGCACCGCCCGGAGTCGctcgaggacgacggcgacgccgAGGACGCGTTCGCTAAGATGAAGAGCTGGTTGCACGACCACCTGCTTGCTTGA